A single Garra rufa chromosome 9, GarRuf1.0, whole genome shotgun sequence DNA region contains:
- the kcnj21 gene encoding G protein-activated inward rectifier potassium channel 4 yields MSSFKGQDVEKQGIKLPKKWIDSNEKIPTDRTMVVRGGGDAYNSTGRLRKRRQRYVEKDGKCNVHHGNVRETYRYLTDIFTTLVDLKWRFNLLVFTLVYTTTWVFFGFIWWLIAYIRGDLDHTDDNEWTPCVNNLNGFVSAFLFSIETETTIGYGYRVITDKCPEGIILLLVQAILGSIVNAFMVGCMFVKISQPKKRAETLMFSNTAVISVRDSKLCLMFRVGDLRNSHIVEASIRAKLIRSKQTKEGEFIPLNQTDINVGFDTGDDRLFLVSPLIICHEINKNSPFWDISQEQLMREEFEIVVILEGMVEATGMTCQARSSYLNSEVLWGERFTPVLSLEEGFYEVDYDTFHHTYPAPTPSCSARELAELAKKGEAIPLPPISPPATLGEPPSPEEMPEEETKADEEEAEETVSNGDVNRMECVQE; encoded by the exons ATGAGTAGTTTTAAGGGCCAGGATGTGGAAAAACAAGGCATCAAGCTGCCAAAAAAATGGATTGATTCCAATGAAAAA ATCCCCACAGACCGTACGATGGTTGTCAGGGGAGGAGGAGACGCTTACAATTCCACAGGTCGGTTGAGAAAACGGCGTCAGCGCTATGTGGAAAAAGACGGCAAGTGCAACGTCCACCATGGAAACGTGCGCGAAACCTACCGTTACCTTACGGATATCTTCACCACGCTGGTGGACTTAAAGTGGCGCTTCAATCTGCTGGTCTTCACGCTGGTCTACACCACCACCTGGGTGTTTTTTGGCTTCATTTGGTGGCTCATTGCCTACATCCGTGGAGACCTGGACCACACTGATGACAACGAGTGGACGCCGTGTGTCAATAACCTCAATGGCTTCGTCTCTGCTTTTCTTTTTTCTATCGAGACTGAAACCACCATTGGTTATGGGTACCGTGTCATAACGGACAAATGTCCCGAGGGCATCATTTTACTTCTGGTGCAGGCCATCTTGGGCTCCATCGTCAATGCCTTTATGGTGGGCTGCATGTTTGTCAAGATCTCACAGCCAAAGAAACGTGCCGAAACGCTCATGTTTTCCAACACAGCTGTGATATCCGTGCGGGACAGCAAGTTGTGTTTGATGTTCCGCGTCGGTGACTTGCGTAACTCGCATATAGTGGAGGCCTCCATCAGAGCCAAGCTCATTCGCTCTAAACAGACCAAGGAAGGAGAGTTCATCCCCCTAAACCAAACGGACATCAATGTGGGCTTTGACACGGGGGATGATCGGCTGTTCCTGGTGTCGCCACTGATCATTTGCCATGAGATTAACAAGAACAGCCCCTTCTGGGACATCTCTCAGGAGCAACTGATGCGAGAAGAGTTTGAAATAGTGGTCATTCTGGAAGGAATGGTGGAGGCCACAG GAATGACATGTCAAGCCCGTAGCTCATACCTGAACTCAGAGGTGCTTTGGGGAGAGCGTTTCACCCCTGTGCTCTCGCTGGAGGAGGGATTTTACGAGGTGGATTATGACACGTTCCATCACACCTATCCCGCACCAACCCCGTCCTGCTCCGCCCGGGAGCTGGCAGAACTGGCAAAGAAAGGGGAAGCTATTCCTTTGCCCCCTATTTCACCTCCAGCAACCCTCGGAGAACCCCCAAGTCCGGAGGAGATGCCTGAGGAGGAGACCAAGGCAGATGAAGAAGAAGCAGAAGAGACTGTTAGCAATGGTGATGTGAACAGAATGGAGTGTGTGCAAGAATGA